Proteins from a single region of Pseudomonas phenolilytica:
- a CDS encoding quinoprotein relay system zinc metallohydrolase 1, giving the protein MRLFTLILACWLALPAQAELRYDLRPKQIAENVWLLEGSTDNFEQRNGGNIVNTGFIVTETGVVVIDSGPSKRYGEAMREAIAGVTDRPVIKVLLTHHHPDHVLGNQAFADVPIAALAGTTELLREQGDAMAENMYRLVGDWMRGTEVVLPNETLQPGTLEIGGHRLRLLALRGHTGADLAVLDENSGVLFASDILFYQRALTTPNSPGLDIWLADLDELQAQPWKLLVPGHGPVASDDAPFVQMRDYLGWLDGLLRDAAASGADMNEVIDSPIPERFAGISLTRFELIRSVTHLYPKYEAQQLQRVDQQ; this is encoded by the coding sequence CCAAGCAGATCGCCGAGAATGTCTGGCTGCTCGAAGGTTCGACCGACAACTTCGAGCAGCGCAACGGCGGCAACATCGTCAACACCGGCTTCATCGTCACCGAGACAGGAGTGGTGGTGATCGACAGCGGGCCGTCCAAACGCTACGGCGAGGCCATGCGCGAGGCCATTGCGGGCGTCACCGACCGTCCGGTGATCAAGGTGTTGCTCACCCATCACCATCCTGACCATGTGCTCGGCAACCAGGCATTCGCCGACGTACCCATCGCCGCGCTGGCCGGCACCACCGAGCTGCTGCGCGAGCAGGGCGATGCGATGGCGGAAAACATGTACCGGCTGGTTGGCGACTGGATGCGCGGCACCGAAGTGGTGTTGCCGAACGAAACGCTACAGCCCGGCACACTGGAAATCGGCGGCCACAGGCTGCGCCTGCTCGCCCTGCGCGGGCATACCGGCGCCGATCTGGCGGTGCTCGATGAGAACAGCGGCGTGCTGTTCGCCAGCGACATCCTGTTCTACCAGCGCGCGCTGACCACGCCCAACAGCCCGGGACTGGACATCTGGCTGGCCGATCTCGATGAGTTGCAGGCCCAGCCGTGGAAGCTGCTGGTGCCCGGTCACGGGCCGGTCGCCAGCGACGACGCGCCGTTCGTGCAGATGCGCGATTACCTCGGCTGGCTCGACGGTCTGCTGCGCGACGCCGCGGCCAGCGGCGCAGACATGAACGAGGTGATCGACAGCCCGATCCCCGAGCGCTTCGCCGGCATCAGCCTGACGCGCTTCGAACTGATCCGCAGCGTCACCCATCTCTATCCGAAATACGAGGCGCAGCAGCTGCAGCGCGTCGATCAGCAATAG